A genomic segment from Micropterus dolomieu isolate WLL.071019.BEF.003 ecotype Adirondacks linkage group LG03, ASM2129224v1, whole genome shotgun sequence encodes:
- the LOC123967725 gene encoding trypsin-2 — protein sequence MRSLVFVLLIGAAFATEDDKIVGGHECEPNSQPHQVSLNVGYHFCGGSLVSQDWVVSAAHCYQSRIEVRLGEHNIKVNEGNEQFISSSRVIRHPKYNSYTIDNDIMLIKLSKPATLTKSVQPVALPTACAPAGTMCKVSGWGNTMSSTADKNKLQCLNIPILSSADCNNSYPGMITDSMFCAGYLEGGKDSCQGDSGGPVVCNGELQGVVSWGYGCAQKNNPGVYAKVCIFSDWLESTMASY from the exons ATGAGGTCTCTGGTCTTCGTTCTGCTCATCGGAGCTGCTT TTGCGACGGAGGACGACAAGATCGTCGGAGGGCATGAGTGCGAGCCCAACTCCCAGCCCCATCAGGTGTCTCTGAACGTTGGCTACCACTTCTGTGGGGGCTCCCTGGTCAGCCAGGACTGGGTCGTGTCTGCTGCTCACTGCTACCAATC TCGCATTGAGGTGCGTCTTGGAGAGCACAACATCAAGGTCAACGAGGGAAATGAGCAGTTCATCAGTTCGTCTCGTGTTATCCGCCACCCCAAGTACAACTCCTACACCATCGACAATGACATCATGCTGATCAAGCTGAGCAAGCCCGCCACCCTCACCAAGTCTGTGCAGCCTGTGGCTCTTCCAACCGCCTGTGCCCCCGCTGGCACCATGTGCAAAGTCTCTGGCTGGGGCAACACCATGAGCTCCA CTGCTGACAAGAACAAGCTGCAGTGCCTGAACATCCCCATCCTGTCTTCTGCCGATTGTAACAATTCCTACCCTGGCATGATCACTGATTCCATGTTCTGTGCTGGATACCTGGAGGGAGGCAAGGACTCTTGCCAG GGTGACTCTGGTGGCCCCGTCGTTTGCAACGGAGAGCTGCAGGGTGTTGTGTCCTGGGGCTATGGATGTGCTCAGAAGAACAACCCTGGTGTCTACGCAAAg GTCTGCATCTTCAGTGACTGGCTGGAGAGCACCATGGCCAGCTATTAA
- the LOC123968042 gene encoding trypsin-1-like has product MRSLVFVLLIGAAYATEDDKIVGGYECQPHSQPHQVSLNSGFHFCGGSLVSENWVVSAAHCYMSHIQVRMGEHHIGVTEGSEQFISASHIIQHPSFNRNTLENDIMLLKLSKPATLNKYVQPVALPTSCAPAGTMCKVSGWGNTMSSTDDSNRLQCVDVPILSDKDCNSSYPGMIDNSMFCAGYLEGGKDSCQGDSGGPVVCNGELQGVVSWGYGCAEKNHPGVYSKVCVQTEWLHSTMASY; this is encoded by the exons ATGAGGTCGCTGGTCTTTGTTCTTCTCATTGGAGCTGCTT ATGCCACGGAGGACGACAAGATCGTCGGTGGGTACGAGTGCCAGCCCCACTCCCAGCCCCACCAGGTGTCTTTGAATTCTGGGTTCCACTTCTGCGGTGGCTCCCTGGTCAGTGAGAACTGGGTTGTGTCTGCTGCTCACTGCTACATGTC TCATATTCAAGTGCGTATGGGAGAGCACCACATCGGAGTCACCGAAGGTAGCGAGCAGTTCATTAGTGCTTCCCATATCATCCAACACCCCTCCTTCAACCGCAACACCCTTGAGAATGACATCATGCTGCTCAAACTGAGCAAGCCCGCCACCCTCAACAAGTATGTGCAGCCTGTGGCTCTGCCCACCAGCTGTGCCCCCGCTGGCACCATGTGCAAAGTCTCTGGCTGGGGCAACACCATGAGCTCCA CTGATGACAGCAACAGGCTGCAGTGTGTGGACGTCCCCATCCTGTCTGACAAGGACTGTAACAGTTCCTACCCCGGTATGATCGACAACAGCATGTTCTGTGCCGGATACCTGGAGGGAGGCAAGGACTCCTGCCAG GGTGACTCTGGTGGTCCCGTTGTGTGTAACGGTGAGCTGCAGGGGGTTGTGTCTTGGGGCTACGGATGTGCTGAGAAGAACCACCCTGGTGTCTACTCCAAG GTCTGTGTGCAGACTGAGTGGCTGCACAGCACAATGGCCAGCTATTAA
- the mrpl17 gene encoding 39S ribosomal protein L17, mitochondrial codes for MRLTLQMLISHGRVARKMGMGPQSRINMLRNILTGLVRHERIETTLARADEVRFYAEKLVDYAKKGDTDEKAMKMASFWLTEKDLIPKLFKVLAPRFETQSKDYTRIARLPNRQNLDRAKMAVLEYKGNPFPPLYPVKKENELTLINQLLKGYREERAQQLAAKNLLTLS; via the exons ATGCGTCTCACGTTGCAAATGTTGATCTCCCACGGCCGGGTGGCCCGGAAGATGGGCATGGGTCCACAGTCTCGAATCAACATGCTGCGGAACATATTGACAGGACTGGTCCGACACGAGAGGATAGAAACCACGCTGGCCCGAGCAGATGAAGTCCGCTTCTACGCCGAAAAG CTAGTTGACTACGCCAAAAAGGGAGACACTGATGAGAAGGCAATGAAAATGGCTAGCTTTTGGCTCACG GAAAAGGATCTGATCCCAAAGCTCTTCAAGGTCCTTGCGCCACGGTTTGAGACTCAGTCAAAGGACTACACACGAATAGCACGCCTCCCAAACAGACAGAACCTGGACAGAGCTAAGATGGCCGTCCTGGAGTACAAAGGCAACCCCTTCCCACCTCTCTATCCTGTGAAAAAAGAGAATGAACTCACTCTCATCAACCAGCTGCTCAAAGGCTACAGAGAAGAGAGGGCACAACAGTTAGCTGCAAAAAATTTATTAACACTATCTTAG